A stretch of DNA from Treponema pectinovorum:
CCCAATTTTTTTACAAGTTCCCATTCGTCTTCTTTGTTTAATAATCTAGAAGCATCCGCTGTACTTAACGATTTTATTTTTTGCTCTTCTGCTCGTCTTAAAATTGAAGCGATTCTTGCACCCATGTACTGAATATAAGGGCCTGTATTTCCGTTAAAACTAAGGCTTTCCTCAGGATTAAAAACCATATCCTTTACAGGATTCACTTGGAGAAGATAATAGTGCAACGCTGATAAAGCAACTTTTTCTGCTACGAAATCCGCATCTCCTACATCATCTTCTCTTCCTCGCTCTTGAATTGCTTTTAAAGCATCGCTATGGAGCGAATCTATTAAATCGTCTGCGTCGACAACTGTTCCTTCGCGGCTTTTCATCCTTCCGTTTGGCAAATTTACAAGTCCATAACTCAAATGATAGAGTTTGTTTGCCCATTCAAAGCCGAGTTTTTTTAGGATATAAAAAAGCACTTTAAAGTGAAAAATCTGCTCCGATGCAACAACATATACGAGTTCATTGAAATTCCAGTCGTCGTGGCGGCTTATTGCAGTTCCTATGTCTTGAGTTATGTACACAGAAGTTCCGTCTTTTCTTAGAAGAACTTTCTCGTGCTCTTCGCCGTCTTTTCCTTTTCCAACCGCTTCTGTAACATCTACTCGAATTGAGCCGTCTGCTGCTTTAAAAAATATCCCTTTTTCAAGACCTTTTAATATTTCGTCTTTGCCTTTAAGGTAGGTATCGCTTTCAAAATAAAATTTATCGAATGAAACTCCTGTTCTTTCGTAAGTTTCTTTTACTCCTTCAAAAGTCCAGTCGTTCATCATTTGCCAGAGTTTTCTTGTTTCGCTATCTCCTGCTTCCCACTTTCTTAAAAGTTCTTCAGCCATTTCCTGTGCATCTGGATGTGCACTTTTCGGATTCTCTTTTTCGCCTTTTAGGTACTTATCAAATTCAACATAGCATTGTCCTACAAAGTGGTCGCCTTTCATTCCAAGTTTTTCAGGAGTGTCGCCATTTTTTTCGTGAAAAAGTTTATATGCAAGCATCGATTTGCAGATGTGGATTCCGCGATTGTTTATGATATTTACTTTGTAAATTTGAGCACCAGCTTTTTTTAATATGCGGCTTACGGATTCTCCTAAAGCATCGTTTCTTAAATGCCCTAAATGAAGTGGCTTGTTTGTGTTTGGCGAAGAAAATTCTACCATTATCTTTGCTCCGCCTAAAAAACTCTTTCCATCATTGTTCAAGCTTCCGTAATCTTTGCCTTGCTTCTCAATTTTTGAAAGAATCGCGTTTATCGCTTTTGTTTTGTCGAGTTTTATATTCACATAAGGACCCACGTTCAACACTTCGCCGATAGAATTTTCACCCTGGCTTTGAATTTTTGCCGTGATTTTTTGAGCAACTTCTTCTGCAATTTTTTGAGGTGGCATTTTAAAAGCTTTTGAAAAAGCAAACATTGGAGAGCCTAAATCGCCTATCGAAGAATCTGGAGATTCCTGAACGATAACCTGTTCTAAAGCTGGCAAAAAATCTTCTATATTTTTTTCTTTTGATAATGAAGTTATAGCATCGAAAATTAAGGATTTAAAACGTGATTTTGAATCAATCATAAAATTGCTCCAGGATAAATAACTGTACTTAGAATTTTTTTTCTGATATACTAGCAAAATAAATTGTAATTTACAACTTCGATGTTGCTTAGAGGTGCACACGTATTATGGACACAGTTGTTATTGAGCAGTACATAGACGATTTAATGACAAAATCTACTGCGGAATTTCCTATATGGAATATTGAAAAAGCAAGGGCTGGTAAAAAATCCGGCTGGGATTACATAGACGGCTGTATGATTATGGCTCTGCTTGAAATTTATAATACGAGTGGTGATGAAAAATACCTGAAATTTGCAGATTATTACGAAGATTACAGAATTGCAGACGATGGTTCTATCGACGGCTATAGCAAAGATACTTGGAATTGCGATGAAATAAATGGCGGTAAAAATCTCTTTACGCTTTATCGCCTAACTAAAAAGGAAAAATATAAAAAAGCTCTTGATAAACTTTTTGAGCAGGTAAAAGAACAGCCGCGCACAAAAGAAGGAAATTTCTGGCACAAGGCGATATATCCAAATCAGGTTTGGCTTGACGGTCTTTATATGGTTCAGCCTTTTTATATGGAATATGAAAAACTCTTTGATAACTCAAAAAATATTGACGATATATACAATCAGTTTTTTAACGTTTATAAGATAATGCGAGATAAAAAGACAGGTCTTTACTATCACGGTTACGACAGTTCAAAAAGCATCTTTTGGGCGGACAAAAACACAGGCTTGAGCAAGAATTTCTGGCTTCGTTCGATTGGTTGGTTTAGCATGGCCTTGCTGGATACTCTCAATTTAGCGCCAGATAGAGAAAGCGAAAACTGGAAAAAATTAAAATCGATTTTTTTGGAATTATGCGAAAGCATGTTGC
This window harbors:
- the argS gene encoding arginine--tRNA ligase, translating into MIDSKSRFKSLIFDAITSLSKEKNIEDFLPALEQVIVQESPDSSIGDLGSPMFAFSKAFKMPPQKIAEEVAQKITAKIQSQGENSIGEVLNVGPYVNIKLDKTKAINAILSKIEKQGKDYGSLNNDGKSFLGGAKIMVEFSSPNTNKPLHLGHLRNDALGESVSRILKKAGAQIYKVNIINNRGIHICKSMLAYKLFHEKNGDTPEKLGMKGDHFVGQCYVEFDKYLKGEKENPKSAHPDAQEMAEELLRKWEAGDSETRKLWQMMNDWTFEGVKETYERTGVSFDKFYFESDTYLKGKDEILKGLEKGIFFKAADGSIRVDVTEAVGKGKDGEEHEKVLLRKDGTSVYITQDIGTAISRHDDWNFNELVYVVASEQIFHFKVLFYILKKLGFEWANKLYHLSYGLVNLPNGRMKSREGTVVDADDLIDSLHSDALKAIQERGREDDVGDADFVAEKVALSALHYYLLQVNPVKDMVFNPEESLSFNGNTGPYIQYMGARIASILRRAEEQKIKSLSTADASRLLNKEDEWELVKKLGDYPDTIEKSAKNKDSSVVTAYIYDMAKLFAKFYQSCPILSAETEDLKRARLSLAKSTLQILKEAMELVLVPYLDRM
- a CDS encoding glycoside hydrolase family 88/105 protein yields the protein MDTVVIEQYIDDLMTKSTAEFPIWNIEKARAGKKSGWDYIDGCMIMALLEIYNTSGDEKYLKFADYYEDYRIADDGSIDGYSKDTWNCDEINGGKNLFTLYRLTKKEKYKKALDKLFEQVKEQPRTKEGNFWHKAIYPNQVWLDGLYMVQPFYMEYEKLFDNSKNIDDIYNQFFNVYKIMRDKKTGLYYHGYDSSKSIFWADKNTGLSKNFWLRSIGWFSMALLDTLNLAPDRESENWKKLKSIFLELCESMLLFQDESGMWHQIPNLCDGKKNYLETSGSAIFAYSLLKGFRTGILDDKKFRQAGIKAFEGICNRYLNTNSGKLSLGGICLVAGLGPEKDTRRDGSYEYYMSEPIVQDDAKGVGPFILAYNEYKQIKK